The Rhinolophus ferrumequinum isolate MPI-CBG mRhiFer1 chromosome 6, mRhiFer1_v1.p, whole genome shotgun sequence genome has a window encoding:
- the LOC117023108 gene encoding armadillo repeat-containing protein 10-like, translating to MAIALNTLNILSVNVENKIKIKVYITQVCEDVFSGPLTSPVQLIRMRLLTNMTVSNDHKHVLTSYIADLFQVLFTGNGSTKFQVLKLFLNLSENPAMIEGLLGDHVDSSFLALFDGHVAKEILLRVLISLFQNINNCLKKEGHLAIQTTFTKGSLFFLLYGKDCAQKMRASVNHYDVEVKEKVTIIPKF from the coding sequence ATGGCCATAGCTTTAAATACACTGAATATCCTGAGTGtgaatgttgaaaataaaatcaagataaAGGTCTATATTACTCAAGTCTGTGAGGATGTCTTCTCTGGTCCCCTCACCTCCCCGGTGCAGCTCATCAGAATGAGATTGTTAACAAACATGACAGTTAGCAATGATCACAAGCACGTGCTTACCAGTTACATTGCAGACCTTTTCCAAGTGTTGTTTACAGGAAATGGAAGCACCAAGTTTCAAGTTTTGAAACTGTTTTTGAATTTGTCTGAAAATCCAGCCATGATAGAAGGACTACTTGGTGACCACGTGGATTCATCATTCCTTGCCCTTTTTGATGGCCATGTGGCAAAAGAGATTCTGCTTCGAGTTCTTATTTcactatttcaaaatataaataactgcCTCAAAAAGGAAGGCCATTTAGCTATTCAGACCACTTTCACTAAAGGTTCACTGTTTTTCCTGTTATATGGTAAAGACTGTGCCCAGAAAATGAGAGCTTCAGTTAATCACTATGATGTGGAAGTGAAGGAAAAGGTAACAATAATACCCAAATTCTAA